The Streptomyces sp. NBC_00459 DNA segment CTCCTGGTTGAGCCCGGACCACAGGTCCTCCGTGGTGCGTCCGGCGAGCGGCACCCGGAAGACGTGCCGGGGCTGGGCGTCGCCGTCCGCTCCGGTCCCGTCGCCACCGCAGCGGCGCCAGTCCCGGGCCCGCAGCCGCTCGGCGACGGCGGTGCCGAGCGGGTCGACCTCACTGGCGAGGACGTCGCCCAGGCGTCGACCCGGTCCGGTGAGCGGCTTGAGCAGGGCGGCGTCCCAGCGCCGGTAGGCGGGCGACGGGCCGATGCGCACGGCGAAGGCGCCCGCGCTGCGCAGGTGTTCGAGGAGCGGGTCGAGCCAGCCGTCGACACCGGGGTCGTTCCAGTCGGCGACGGGCCCTTCGGGAAGGTAGGCGAAGTACTTGCGGGTGCCGGGGAACTGCCGCAGCAGCACCAGGGCCACGCCCGTCAGCTCGCCCGCCTCCGGATCCGGCCCCCAGCCGAGCAGTCGGGCGCGCCAGCCCTCCTTGACGTCGGCCCAGGACGGGCACTGCAGGAATCCGGCGCCGAGGGCCGCGCCGGCGGGGGACGCGAGGAAGGCGCGGTAGGTCTCCGCGGTGATGGTTCGCAGGGCCACGCCCGGGTGTTGTGCCTGGGGCACGTGGCTGGGCGGCACGAGCAGCGCTGACACAGTCCGGTCCTCTCCTTCTCCCCGGGCATTTCGCGGGGTCGCAAAGGATGCTCACAGCGGCCCGTGACCGCTCCGTCCGGCGAATGTGACCGGACGATGACCGTTCCTCACCAGTCGCCGTCACATGGCTCCACAGCGGCTGACCTCGGTTTTTCCGGATCTACAGTCACCACATCGCCGACTCTGGCCC contains these protein-coding regions:
- a CDS encoding lipid II:glycine glycyltransferase FemX, producing MSALLVPPSHVPQAQHPGVALRTITAETYRAFLASPAGAALGAGFLQCPSWADVKEGWRARLLGWGPDPEAGELTGVALVLLRQFPGTRKYFAYLPEGPVADWNDPGVDGWLDPLLEHLRSAGAFAVRIGPSPAYRRWDAALLKPLTGPGRRLGDVLASEVDPLGTAVAERLRARDWRRCGGDGTGADGDAQPRHVFRVPLAGRTTEDLWSGLNQEWRRNVRRARKEGVEVVVGSAAELPEFHRLLGITERRDGFRLGRSLAYYERQYAALNAEEPGRMKLYLARHQGEILAAHTMITVGRRAWYQTGASADHRREVRPSNALQWRMLLDAHALGADVYDMRGVPSTLDPEERAYGLLRWKLGTGGQVVETLGEWERPLGGSANHALYRAFQAYLNRR